The Trichosurus vulpecula isolate mTriVul1 chromosome 3, mTriVul1.pri, whole genome shotgun sequence genome includes a window with the following:
- the PCDHAC1 gene encoding LOW QUALITY PROTEIN: protocadherin alpha-C1 (The sequence of the model RefSeq protein was modified relative to this genomic sequence to represent the inferred CDS: deleted 1 base in 1 codon) codes for MLGWVVVLCLWARTGSAGQLEYSVFEETERSMAVANVAADLGLAVGTLIFRKFRFLSSNGGETYFGMEPGSGSLFVRDPADRERLCGAKATCILNYELVLKDPLELHKMSVRILDLNDNPPRFPEGEVRFHLAEFLPPGARFTLPNAQDADEGINGQLSYSLSPSEHFRLELGSRTDGSEYPELVLVKSLDREMCATHRLVLTAWDGGQPGRSGSVQVTVTVVDTNDNAPEFQRSVYRASVPETAPNGTVLIRVEASDPDEGTNGEVRYTFSNSTPAELRHQFRVHSHSGEVTVVAPLGPPDTLLEIFIEARDEGAFSLASTAKLLVEVTDVNDHAPEVSITSLSSPVSEDAPPGTVIALLSVRDEDRGPNARVTCTIQSSGPFQLQPSFDNYYSLLTDGPLDREQTSEYQVMIIASDGGSPPLSTRRSVTVLVEDVNDHAPSFPLPQQEFFVAENNGVGASLGRVFAQDPDLSQNGLVTYLLRSLHSDRPLASSLVEVESTSGAITAKTSFDFEQLKAFHFVVEALDGGIPARSTEVTVSVFIVDRNDNPPVILYPVIRNVSVPVETVPRQAKTGHLITKVVAKDADSGPNAWLSYHVLQASDLSLFAVSSNTGELRTLRPILPADAVKQKVVIVVQDHGDPPLSSSVTLGVLLVDSPPQVMPDFRDGRETRGQLSAPNLYLVIALACISFLFLACLAFFICIKWNQYRARGSQSCCPARYCSPESYQRRKKKPQNPGLTAATIVVTAVGRLSRTYLYQASLGFGSSNNNLMLRGEYSTADLRNLVSGVGLNLPVSCIQIGNRKGDHAHDNAMVSLCYKEMIPMFLGSLV; via the exons ATGCTGGGCTGGGTGGTGGTTCTCTGCCTGTGGGCTAGAACCGGCAGCGCAGGACAGCTGGAATACTCCGTGTTCGAGGAGACTGAGCGCAGCATGGCTGTGGCGAACGTCGCCGCCGACTTAGGGCTGGCAGTAGGTACACTTATTTTCCGGAAATTTCGCTTCCTTTCTAGCAACGGCGGTGAGACGTATTTCGGGATGGAGCCGGGCAGCGGCAGCCTGTTTGTCCGGGATCCGGCGGACCGCGAGCGGCTCTGCGGGGCCAAGGCTACTTGCATTCTCAACTATGAGCTAGTGCTCAAAGACCCATTGGAGCTTCACAAGATGAGCGTCCGAATTCTGGATCTCAATGACAACCCTCCTCGCTTCCCCGAAGGCGAGGTGCGGTTTCACCTCGCAGAGTTCCTACCGCCAGGAGCCCGCTTCACACTTCCCAACGCCCAGGACGCAGATGAAGGAATCAACGGGCAACTGAGCTATTCGCTGAGTCCAAGCGAACACTTCCGCCTGGAGCTGGGGAGCCGGACTGATGGCAGCGAGTATCCAGAGTTGGTGCTGGTTAAATCATTGGATCGTGAGATGTGTGCCACCCACAGGCTGGTGCTGACCGCTTGGGACGGGGGTCAGCCGGGTCGTTCCGGGTCTGTCCAGGTCACAGTCACCGTTGTGGACACCAACGACAACGCACCCGAGTTTCAGCGCTCAGTGTACCGGGCCAGTGTCCCAGAGACAGCGCCCAACGGTACTGTTCTGATCCGAGTGGAAGCCTCGGACCCTGATGAGGGTACCAACGGGGAGGTCCGGTACACGTTCAGCAACAGCACTCCAGCAGAGCTGCGGCACCAGTTTCGAGTGCATTCCCACAGCGGGGAGGTGACTGTGGTGGCGCCGCTTGGGCCCCCAGACACGCTGCTGGAGATATTCATCGAGGCAAGAGACGAGGGAGCGTTTAGCTTAGCCAGCACAGCCAAGCTGCTAGTGGAAGTGACCGACGTGAACGACCACGCCCCAGAGGTGAGCATCACTTCACTCTCCAGTCCAGTGTCGGAAGACGCGCCTCCGGGCACTGTGATCGCTCTACTGAGTGTACGAGACGAAGATCGAGGTCCAAATGCAAGGGTGACCTGCACCATCCAAAGCAGCGGCCCCTTCCAGCTACAACCATCCTTCGACAACTACTACAGTCTGTTGACTGATGGGCCTTTAGACCGGGAGCAGACCAGCGAGTACCAGGTCATGATCATCGCTTCCGACGGCGGCTCTCCCCCGCTAAGCACGCGCAGGAGTGTGACCGTTCTCGTTGAGGATGTGAATGACCACGCGCCAAGCTTTCCTTTGCCCCAGCAGGAGTTCTTCGTAGCGGAGAACAACGGCGTTGGGGCCTCACTGGGCCGAGTGTTCGCCCAGGATCCGGACCTGAGCCAGAATGGCCTTGTGACCTACCTGCTGCGGAGTCTTCACTCAGACAGGCCACTGGCCTCCAGCCTGGTAGAAGTGGAGTCGACGAGTGGAGCCATCACTGCCAAAACATCCTTTGACTTCGAGCAGCTCAAGGCATTTCACTTCGTGGTGGAAGCCCTGGATGGCGGTATTCCTGCCAGAAGCACAGAGGTGACGGTCAGCGTGTTCATCGTGGACAGGAATGACAACCCCCCAGTCATCCTATATCCTGTGATCAGAAACGTCTCAGTCCCAGTAGAAACTGTGCCCCGCCAGGCCAAAACAGGGCACTTGATCACCAAGGTAGTAGCCAAAGATGCAGACAGTGGGCCAAACGCTTGGCTTTCCTACCATGTCCTGCAGGCTTCGGACCTGAGCCTGTTTGCGGTCTCCTCTAACACAGGAGAGCTCCGGACCCTGCGCCCCATTCTGCCAGCAGATGCAGTAAAGCAGAAGGTGGTAATCGTGGTTCAGGACCATGGGGATCCTCCACTCTCCTCCTCGGTCACTTTGGGCGTACTGTTGGTAGACTCTCCCCCACAGGTCATGCCTGACTTTAGGGATGGGCGGGAAACACGTGGACAGCTTTCGGCCCCTAATTTGTATTTAGTAATAGCCCTTGCTTgcatttcctttctgtttctggcGTGTTTAGCTTTCTTCATTTGCATCAAGTGGAACCAGTACCGAGCTCGTGGGTCTCAGAGCTGTTGCCCTGCACGCTATTGCTCCCCAGAGTCGTACCAACGTCGAAAGAAGAAGCCTCAGAACCCTGGCCTGACGGCTGCCACCATCGTCGTCACTGCAGTGGGAAGGCTTTCTCGAACCTACCTC TACCAGGCCTCTCTGGGGTTTGGTTCTAGCAATAACAATTTAATGCTGCGTGGAGAATACAGCACAGCAGACCTGAGGAATCTTGTCAGTGGGGTTGGATTGAATTTGCCAGTATCCTGTATTCAGATTGGAAACAGAAAAGGGGATCATGCACATGACAATGCTATGGTAAGCCTGTGCTATAAAGAAATGATTCCCATGTTTTTGGGTTCTCTTGTCTGA